In the Rhododendron vialii isolate Sample 1 chromosome 2a, ASM3025357v1 genome, ACCTGATTGGTACATTGGAAATAGATAGACATCAcaagtttttggaaaaagacagccattttttttaattttatgggCCACTCTCCCTGCAAGCGAAAACTTGTGCTAAAATGGCTTTGGTAGTGAATTTCCGATGTaccagaaaaagagagaggatgtGGTTGGGGCTCTGGTTTACTACGCAGTCGTGCAACCTGAGGTTGCGATTGGTAGGATCAATTCCGTGTTACAAGAACTAGGAGATGAGAACAGAAACATTAGAGTTACGAGTATGTAAAAAAAGGAGGGGAAACAAAGGAGATACAAGAACGCGTAAGAGGAGAATAATCATGTGTACAAACTCTTTTGTACCCTAAGTTTACTCAAAATCGTATGCGTGTTTCCAATGTCAGGGGTAGCCATGGCCACCTTTCGCCCAAGTGTAGACTGGTTAGAGTAAATAAGGTGTATGCTGCTAAAAGCACAATAGCATACAACGGCcctcaaaaagaacaaagatgGTGATTTACCAAATATGAcctaataaatgaaaaacaagacTAGAATCAACTTACCggtgctgttcaaaaaaaaaaattaatcaacttACCGGTTGGTACGTTTGAAGAAATGTTCGAAAGGACCAGTACAACAAGGGCAAACACTGCGATGCCGCTGACATGATTGATACGTGCGTGGGGCTCCATTAAGTTCCAGAAAGTGCTAGGTATCCCAGTTCGGTTGAAGCCCTCGACCGTGATAAACATTCCACAGAAGAATACAAGGAGAGAGTAGGAAACCTGATTCAAAAATGAAGATCTTTAAGGAAGAAAAAGATACTCACAAGGCCCACCCTGCTAGGTAGTTATTCAGGAATCCGTTTTTGAACAAGAAAACTAAGGCGTTTTCCTATCttgttcatttttcttaaagaaaTGGTTTTTGATAAATACTAAAACatattttgagaattttttgggGGGAAAATTAGCTCTTCTCTACCAAAACTCTAGAAAGAAATTCTAGGAAACCACCAAACAAAGAGCTTTCTCAAATGCGCTTGCGGAATTCATTCTGAAAACCATCACCAAAGAGGGCTGTTGTTAGAGAAAGAAGGataggaaaagtgtataggggaAAATTAGCTCTTCTCTACCAAAACTCTAGAAAGAAAGTCTAGGAAACCACCAAACAAAGAGCTTTCTCAAATGCACTTGCGGAATTCATTCTGAAAACCATCACCAAAGAGGGCTGTTGTTAGAGAAAGAAGGataggaaaagtgtatagggtgttgtgttaactaaccctaacacaatcaACTCTTATTTATATAACGGAAAATCATAACATAAGACTACATTAACTAATGTGGGACTAATACCAATACTatattccaacactccccctcaagctgaaGACTCACCAGCTTGTTACATATCAACCAACGAAACAATTACCTCAACTATTAATCAGCAATAACCAAAAACAACCAACTTGTTAAAAACAATGGAACAACTTTCAATAACAACGACCAATGAACGAAACGACTTCAACGAAATAATTTCAACGACCAACGAATCAACAAATGAATTCAACGAACAACGAACGAATTCAACGACCAACGAAACCAATTTCAACTACCAACTTCAACGACCAATAACAATCAACTTCAATTACCAACCAACAACCACCAACTTCAATGAAATAGACGACAAAACAAGATATGTTACCACCCTCACCAAAAGCATGGCCAAAAAACCGACTAGGAAACCCAAAATTATGACCATGTCCACGACTGAATGAAGAACCAACAGCAACGGAGACAGCGGAAGCAAAATCAGATTTCATTGCAAATATATCACCGTGTAATAAGAGACAACCAACTAATACATGCAGACTATTTCGAACATAACCCAGTGGTGGTGTGACGATTTCGACCACTCCTTAGGGAATTTCAGAGGTTGTCAGCACCTTGGGGATGGAGATCAAGGATTTTCGAAGCAAAGGAGAGCTGTTTTGGAGATTTTGGAGACTTGGCTATTGCCGGCGAGGGTCGCCGTGACTGGGTTATGGCCGACGAGTACAGTTTAGGCACCGACAAGGCTATTCAGGCGCCGACAAGGCTATTCAGGCGCCGACGAGTACAGTTAAGGGACTGTGTAATTGATTTTGAGGGATTTCGGCCACGATTTGAAGTTTTTGGGGCTGACGGGCCAGAAAAACGGTCGCCGGAGGGTACGATGATTGCCTAGAGAAAACAGAGGTCgcacgagagagagaaaccaacGCTACAGTAGAGATGATGTTGGCAGTAGATTGTGGCGACGTATTagtagatttcttggagggttccaacctaaaaccaattggcaataggtgaagtaacctctagaatttattaaccaagcttgggtggcttagatgagcgatgtgggacaagtctaacactccccctcgcgtgcagcccggatgcacgtggaggtgacaaaccaggagctgactgactAACTGACTCGGGCGATAGAGATGACAAAGACTTTCCCACgcgaggtgaggccacccaagacctagctctgataccatgttagatttctgggagggttccaacctaaaaccaattggcaataggtgaagtaacctctagaatttattaaccaagcttgggtagcttagatgagcgatgtgggacaagtctaacacgtATATCTAAGGTGGATGGTGAAcccgctctaataccatgttgtTAGAGAAAGAAGGataggaaaagtgtatagggtgttgtgTTAACTAATCCTAACACAATCAACTCTTATTTATATAATGAAAAATCACAACATAAGActacattaaccaatgtgggactaatatcaatactatattctaacacGGGCAACGTACCTTTTCCAGGCACGGCCATGCATCTTTGAAATCAAGGACCACGAGAACAAGTGCAGCCGTGACTGCAGTCCAAGACATGTTTAAACCGACAAGAAAAGCAGCAAGCATTCCTACGGTAACAAGATAAACACACATCTTCCTCAACAATCTATTCCCTCCGTTGGCCAAATCCCCCTCTTCTTCCATCATAGACTGCACTGGAATTGCATCTTCCCTTGAACTTGATCTCTTTTTAAGCTGGTCAATAGCACCTGCTGTGGGATTCAATCCTTGAGAATCCAACGACGCCAGATGCAACATAGTTGCAGGCGAGAATTGATGAGAATTCACATCTACCTCGGAGATCACTTCGACTGAACCTTGTTCTTCATCCTTTTCGACCGACAAAACCTTCCAGTACATAACCAGAAGTATTAAAGcattcaaaacaacaccgacAAGCATAGCAGGAATAACTCCCGCTACAAATTTTCCGAAAGAGATGCCACTTTGAATAGCAATAACCAAGTTTTGAGGGTTGCCTATTGGAGTTGCAGAAGAACCAATATTTGCACTCGATGCCAAAGCAAGTAGAAACGGATGTAAAGGAACTTTGTTTTGCCTCGCGATTTTGAGCACAAACTCTGTCAGAACAATACAACTGGTATCGTTGGTGAACAGAGAACTCGAAATGGCAGAAATAAAGCAGATACGGCAAAGCAAGTCCTTTGTACCCTGGCACTTCCATGAGAGCAATTTGCCCAAGTATTTAAACATGTCGGCTCTTTCAAGATAGACGCTTACGACCATGGTTCCGAAGAGAAGGCCTAGAATTGACAGGTCTATGGCAGCATACGCTTGGTTTGGAGTTAAAATTCTGAATATTACCATGAGCACGGCCCCAAGGAGCGAGCCTGCAGTCCTACCAATGGGGAGAAATGGAACTGCTGGAAAAACAGCCAAAACCCAGAAGACTGCAAAAGCAACTGAGCCTAGAACAACTTTATCAGTAGCAGCAAAGGCCATTTTTAGTACTTTGGAACCTTGTTTCAGAAGATTATAAGTATCCCAAGCTCATGAAGTGGAGATAACCAAATCTAGAAGTTTACTCTCATAAAGACATCAATGAgacatcaatgaagtattgaactTCTGAGTGGAAACACACGTAAACGCATTTCAAAAATTCCAagagaaagataaaaaatatgTGTATAGTATTTCCTAGAAATGGGAAAGACAAAAAGTATATTTCTTTTCTATAGTATTTCTAGACATGGGAAATATCTGTACAAATTTCCTGTTCCCTAATGCTAGGGGACCGACGGTTTTTGAACCTATGGGTTACTGACGGGCACGCTGGCCCCACTCCGGATCCCGcacagatgatccgagccgttcaataattaaaaaaaaaaaaatccgagtgggTCTTGAAAAAATCCtctcaatccaatatgtgttggtgtttgatccaatctttctatttttcataCAGATTATAGGATCCtataatttgaatgaaaaatgaaaagattggatcgagcacctacacatattggattgagctaatttttcacaaacctactcggtttttaaaaaaaaaattattgaacggctcggttCATTCATGCGGAACCCGGAGTGGGCTCCGCGTGCCTGTCGGTACCCCATCGGTTCAAaaaccgtcggtaccaatagtagGACTCCTTGAAATCAAGGACCACAAGAGAAAGTGCTGCAGTAAGTGACAAATATCAACCCAGAAGAAAAGTAATCAGCATTCCTATGGTAACAAGATAAACACACGTCTTCCTCAACAGTCTCTTCCATCCCTTGGCCAAACCCCCTTTCTTCCATCACAGACTGTATTGGAATTGCACCTTCTGAAGAATCATTCGCAATATCCAGACCCCTATGTAATCCATCATTTGCAAACCTACTTGAATGAGCATTTTCCTCCCGGGTTGAGAAAGATCATCGCCATTTGCCACCTCTTTGAAGGCACTTG is a window encoding:
- the LOC131316019 gene encoding silicon efflux transporter LSI3-like isoform X2, which gives rise to MAFAATDKVVLGSVAFAVFWVLAVFPAVPFLPIGRTAGSLLGAVLMVIFRILTPNQAYAAIDLSILGLLFGTMVVSVYLERADMFKYLGKLLSWKCQGTKDLLCRICFISAISSSLFTNDTSCIVLTEFVLKIARQNKVPLHPFLLALASSANIGSSATPIGNPQNLVIAIQSGISFGKFVAGVIPAMLVGVVLNALILLVMYWKVLSVEKDEEQGSVEVISEVDVNSHQFSPATMLHLASLDSQGLNPTAGAIDQLKKRSSSREDAIPVQSMMEEEGDLANGGNRLLRKMCVYLVTVGMLAAFLVGLNMSWTAVTAALVLVVLDFKDAWPCLEKVSYSLLVFFCGMFITVEGFNRTGIPSTFWNLMEPHARINHVSGIAVFALVVLVLSNISSNVPTDFLHGCHTSRSLQFVYDSIKFLRL
- the LOC131316019 gene encoding silicon efflux transporter LSI2-like isoform X1, which gives rise to MAFAATDKVVLGSVAFAVFWVLAVFPAVPFLPIGRTAGSLLGAVLMVIFRILTPNQAYAAIDLSILGLLFGTMVVSVYLERADMFKYLGKLLSWKCQGTKDLLCRICFISAISSSLFTNDTSCIVLTEFVLKIARQNKVPLHPFLLALASSANIGSSATPIGNPQNLVIAIQSGISFGKFVAGVIPAMLVGVVLNALILLVMYWKVLSVEKDEEQGSVEVISEVDVNSHQFSPATMLHLASLDSQGLNPTAGAIDQLKKRSSSREDAIPVQSMMEEEGDLANGGNRLLRKMCVYLVTVGMLAAFLVGLNMSWTAVTAALVLVVLDFKDAWPCLEKVSYSLLVFFCGMFITVEGFNRTGIPSTFWNLMEPHARINHVSGIAVFALVVLVLSNISSNVPTVLLLGARVAASAAAISPIAEKKAWLILAWVSTVAGNLSLLGSAANLIVCEQARRAQLGGYTLTFWRHLKFGVPSTLIVTAVGLALVRG